A section of the Papio anubis isolate 15944 chromosome 16, Panubis1.0, whole genome shotgun sequence genome encodes:
- the TOMM34 gene encoding mitochondrial import receptor subunit TOM34 isoform X2 has translation MSKRHLTQLTGSSDPEEESVLFSNRAACHLKDGNCRDCIKDCTSALALVPFSIKPLLRRASAYEALEKYPMAYVDYKTVLQIDNSVTSALEGINRMTRALMDSLGPEWRLKLPSIPLVPVSAQKRWNSLPSENHREMAKSKSRATTATKNRVPSAGDVEKAKVLKEEGNELVKKGNHKKAIEKYSESLLCSNLESATYSNRALCYLVLKQYTEAVKDCTEAIKLDGKNVKAFYRRAQAHKALKDYKSSFADISNLLQIEPRNGPAQKLRQEVKQNLH, from the exons GTTCTTCAGACCCAGAAGAAGAAAGTGTTCTCTTCTCCAACCGAGCAGCGTGTCACTTGAAGGATGGAAACTGCAGAGACTGCATCAAAGATTGCACTTC AGCACTGGCATTGGTTCCCTTCAGCATTAAGCCCCTGCTGCGGCGAGCATCTGCTTATGAGGCTCTGGAGAAGTACCCTATGGCCTATGTTGACTATAAGACTGTGCTGCAGATTGATAATAGTGTGACGTCAGCCCTAGAAGGCATCAACAG AATGACCAGAGCTCTCATGGACTCGCTTGGGCCTGAATGGCGCCTGAAGCTGCCCTCTATCCCCTTGGTGCCTGTTTCAGCTCAGAAGAGGTGGAATTCTTTGCCTTCAGAGAACCACAGAGAGATGGCTAAAAGCAAATCCAGAGCAACCACAGCTACAAAGAACAGAG TGCCTTCTGCTGGGGATGTGGAGAAAGCCAAAGTTCTGAAGGAAGAAGGCAATGAGCTTGTAAAGAAGGGAAACCATAAGAAAGCTATTGAGAAGTACAGTGAAAGCCTCTTGTGTAGTAACCTGGAATCTGCCACGTACAGCAACAG AGCGCTCTGCTATTTGGTCCTGAAGCAGTACACAGAAGCAGTGAAGGACTGCACAGAAGCCATCAAGCTGGATGGAAAGAACGTGAAGGCATTCTACAGACGGGCTCAAGCCCACAAAGCactcaag GACTATAAATCCAGCTTTGCAGACATCAGCAACCTCCTACAGATTGAGCCTAGGAATGGTCCTGCACAGAAGTTGCGGCAGGAAGTGAAGCAGAACCTACACTAG
- the TOMM34 gene encoding mitochondrial import receptor subunit TOM34 isoform X1, which produces MAPKFPDSVEKLRAAGNESFRNGQYAEASALYGRALRVLQAQGSSDPEEESVLFSNRAACHLKDGNCRDCIKDCTSALALVPFSIKPLLRRASAYEALEKYPMAYVDYKTVLQIDNSVTSALEGINRMTRALMDSLGPEWRLKLPSIPLVPVSAQKRWNSLPSENHREMAKSKSRATTATKNRVPSAGDVEKAKVLKEEGNELVKKGNHKKAIEKYSESLLCSNLESATYSNRALCYLVLKQYTEAVKDCTEAIKLDGKNVKAFYRRAQAHKALKDYKSSFADISNLLQIEPRNGPAQKLRQEVKQNLH; this is translated from the exons ATGGCCCCCAAATTCCCAGACTCTGTGGAGAAGCTCCGCGCCGCTGGCAATGAGAGTTTCCGCAACGGCCAGTACGCCGAGGCCTCCGCGCTCTACGGCCGCGCGCTGCGGGTGCTGCAGGCGCAAG GTTCTTCAGACCCAGAAGAAGAAAGTGTTCTCTTCTCCAACCGAGCAGCGTGTCACTTGAAGGATGGAAACTGCAGAGACTGCATCAAAGATTGCACTTC AGCACTGGCATTGGTTCCCTTCAGCATTAAGCCCCTGCTGCGGCGAGCATCTGCTTATGAGGCTCTGGAGAAGTACCCTATGGCCTATGTTGACTATAAGACTGTGCTGCAGATTGATAATAGTGTGACGTCAGCCCTAGAAGGCATCAACAG AATGACCAGAGCTCTCATGGACTCGCTTGGGCCTGAATGGCGCCTGAAGCTGCCCTCTATCCCCTTGGTGCCTGTTTCAGCTCAGAAGAGGTGGAATTCTTTGCCTTCAGAGAACCACAGAGAGATGGCTAAAAGCAAATCCAGAGCAACCACAGCTACAAAGAACAGAG TGCCTTCTGCTGGGGATGTGGAGAAAGCCAAAGTTCTGAAGGAAGAAGGCAATGAGCTTGTAAAGAAGGGAAACCATAAGAAAGCTATTGAGAAGTACAGTGAAAGCCTCTTGTGTAGTAACCTGGAATCTGCCACGTACAGCAACAG AGCGCTCTGCTATTTGGTCCTGAAGCAGTACACAGAAGCAGTGAAGGACTGCACAGAAGCCATCAAGCTGGATGGAAAGAACGTGAAGGCATTCTACAGACGGGCTCAAGCCCACAAAGCactcaag GACTATAAATCCAGCTTTGCAGACATCAGCAACCTCCTACAGATTGAGCCTAGGAATGGTCCTGCACAGAAGTTGCGGCAGGAAGTGAAGCAGAACCTACACTAG